From a region of the Podospora pseudopauciseta strain CBS 411.78 chromosome 7 map unlocalized CBS411.78m_7, whole genome shotgun sequence genome:
- a CDS encoding uncharacterized protein (MEROPS:MER0003374; COG:E; EggNog:ENOG503NWB8) — protein MLCIKSCHHQRIALRTTITAKQHTTAAAACKRAFTSFSSSIACPSLKTPVRLRPLHYTTARVPCHYFSSTSSKMAPPPASAHEFLDFVNASPTPYHAVQTATSLLQKAGFHPISERTPWTPSTISPGGKYYLTRNASSLIAFAVGSRWSPGNPIAMIGAHTDSPCLRVKPVSKRTANGYLQVGVETYGGGIWHSWFDRDLSVAGRVLVRVKEGGFEQRLVRVEKPIVRIPSLAIHLHRQSNFDPNKEEEMVPIAGLVEEVLNKKGDVEEGEEEEFEPLKAIDERHHSEFLKLIAKEAGVDKVEDIQDFELILYDTQKAVLGGMNEEFIYSGRLDNLDMTFCAVKALIGSVKDGKGLEEETGIRLVACFDHEEIGSLSAHGADSNLLPAVLRRLSVLPGVDGNQQSESNETAFEQTLAKSFLISADMAHAVHPNYAGKYERNHQPQMNKGTVIKINANQRYATNSPGIVLVKECARRKGVPLQLFVVKNDSPCGSTIGPMLSAKLGVRTLDLGNPQLAMHSIREMGGSWDVEHAIGLFEGFLEGYGGLEGGLVVD, from the exons ATGCTGTGTATAAAAAGCTGCCATCACCAGCGAATTGCGTTGAGGACAACAATAACAGCAAAACAACAcaccactgctgctgctgcttgtaAAAGGGCGTTCACCTCGTTTTCTTCTTCTATTGCTTGCCCCTCTTTGAAAACCCCAGTTCGACTTCGACCTCTTCATTACACAACAGCTCGCGTGCCCTGCCATtacttctcctccacctcatccaaaatggcaccccctcccgcctccGCCCACGAGTTCCTCGACTTTGTCAACGCCTCTCCCACCC CCTACCACGCAGTCCAaaccgccacctccctcctccaaaaagcaGGCTTCCACCCCATCTCCGAACGCACCCCCTGgaccccctccaccatctctcCCGGAGGTAAATACTACCTCACCCGcaacgcctcctccctcatcgccTTCGCCGTCGGGTCTCGATGGTCCCCCGGCAACCCCATCGCCATGATCGGCGCGCACACTGACTCCCCCTGCCTCCGTGTCAAGCCAGTCAGCAAACGCACCGCGAACGGGTACCTCCAGGTCGGTGTCGAGACGTACGGGGGCGGGATCTGGCACAGCTGGTTCGACAGGGATTTGTcggtggcggggagggtgctcGTCAGGGTAAAAGAGGGCGGGTTTGAgcagaggttggtgagggtggagaaGCCGATTGTGAGGATCCCGAGCTTGGCGATTCATTTGCATAGGCAGAGCAATTTTGATCCGaataaggaggaggagatggtgccTATtgcggggttggtggaggaggttctTAACAAGAAGGGGGAtgtcgaggaaggggaagaggaggagtttgagccGCTGAAGGCTATTGACGAGAGACATCATTCGGAGTTTTTGAAACTCATTGCCAAAGAGGCCGGGGTGGACAAAGTGGAGGACATTCAGGATTTCGAGCTGATCTTGTATGACACGCAAAAGGCGGTTTTGGGCGGGATGAATGAGGAGTTTATCTACAGCGGGAGGTTGGATAACTTGGACATGACGTTTTGTGCGGTCAAGGCTCTGATTGGGAGTGtgaaggatgggaagggtctggaggaggagacggggaTCAGGCTGGTGGCGTGTTTTGACCACGAGGAGATTGGGAGTTTGAGCGCCCATGGAGCGGACTCTAACTTGCTGCCGGCTGTCCTCAGACGGCTGTCCGTCCTCCCTGGGGTCGACGGGAACCAACAATCCGAAAGCAACGAAACGGCCTTTGAGCAGACCCTCGCGAAAAGCTTTTTGATCTCGGCGGACATGGCGCATGCTGTTCACCCGAATTATGCGGGCAAGTATGAACGGAACCACCAGCCGCAGATGAACAAGGGGACGGTGATCAAGATTAATGCCAATCAGAGGTATGCGACGAATTCGCCGGGGATTGTGCTGGTGAAGGAGTgcgcgaggaggaagggggtgccGCTGCAGCTGTTTGTGGTCAAGAATGACAGTCCCTGTGGGAGCACGATTGGGCCGATGCTGAGCGCCAAGTTGGGGGTGAGGACGTTGGATCTGGGGAACCCGCAGT
- a CDS encoding uncharacterized protein (COG:A; EggNog:ENOG503NXW3), protein MAANIPPQMVPNHMMLLQQQQQQQQRVKSQQQQQQINQLVMTYVVNTQPEAAPNTWQSAMSHNERYGKTLNLVTNVILAMSTGNFTAVFQHATDFEKKAWLSSENKAMYDRALQGKIDEMVARRQGNTQQLQNQLQQQQQQQQQHHQQQQQRQQQHQQQQMLMNQMAAARMGPTGQPGFPGMQNPMQVPQGPPQAQLGMGLAGNPQNRPGQPPFGMQMGQPARPMGPMGQLQPNEINAVNEVAQRLMSQVPEPQKAQMRQKIMENLGPRAAQFHGDVLVWHFQQEALRQMTASRQRQAQALGQQRMANGMPQGQPGQMNPNQLMINPLAQQPVMPNGPMLGANIETIRNERQQALLAQQQGQMVVPASNGQARTVTPGPMNGMPGAQPSVNQASRPMPAGQNFGVQQPGVARGPMMGHPMQGQPGGLAGPPTTSQSPAMNTLNAPMQQPPVPMGHVGRQPPVNPGNPAMGSLNPQFSHQNNTRPPSAMPGVMNGAALAGGRGIPEGAMGNWNQQQRAAMMSGLSMGTPGQMPGAPEQLRAGQMNMANQGPGPNGPPNPAVQAKMLEYLQTPHGKAAIDNMDIAPGVFGMLANNGTNVGPNIKKWFQLKALAVNNPAQLNMLQAVQHRQFAVMWNQQQKRQQANQPQGNPGAPFQPPQLPPGEEYPQHVAQLTPQEVQAFMSRSANHANQNPAMVSEILRRLKYTDYAKKIWEKHNKQQQQQQQGINNVNAGGQKAPSQIVPPTPTTQPGAPPMAQPNMPPKPSSTPVAPPASTPARQTPKIPQQPQPQQQSQPAPQSQQQPGQHGPNPSPVPAPRHNLKRKPDDSEGAAQANNAAQRPAPGPGAQTNIRAPPPFKPLPEEQVVALGPQERAEYDATLRLHQRITAITTEEQLFAQGQNEVPVPMDAELLGKTRRTLLGALSTMRGVSAWSQAWFFKTKDEERLRIFLRARHKLYRQLVPNKDASQPSTILRPVLTISPQELDQIQQMLKNMATDIKTYCVPSLGLQNSWSQANGGTPTQRPAQAPTPLSQANLEKQTQALKQAQNRTAAKNVAAPAAPTTTQPPFSFGAHKSPAGNPEYLSEPLLTRDGLQAPPARKKPKTGANHSSPPAIQPGTGSLSPNVKAPSPVVSRKQEPAKTAPKFMCPEPGCEQMSVGFESEEALGMHKQEEHIRPFQDPVAFMRENMAAALKLDEQGRPVSAPAMVGSLSKQGQTPMSKPDLAATPMSRDASMRRQGSAAGGRESTATPRMAASTPMAPMDEMWAGTTIDPQNLFAGLGPTIDATTGNMMHEFGTYRSITPNDTPESTASKDSGVSEPNSDILEGTGLDINLTFQNFNEDVLMDMNRINMDSLDSLVDSDLYGPGGGFGGGQEAYQFTFEDMTMGNDFSKPFQFDNSGYMMDASV, encoded by the exons ATGGCCGCCAACATACCGCCACAGATGGTTCCCAACCATATGATGCtgcttcagcagcagcaacagcagcagcagcgagtCAAatcccaacagcagcagcagcaaatcaACCAACTTGTCATGACCTATGTTGTCAACACGCAGCCTGAGGCCGCTCCAAACACATGGCAGAGTGCCATGTCTCATAACGAGCGATATGGAAAGACTCTGAACCT CGTCACAAACGTAATACTTGCCATGTCGACCGGCAATTTCACCGCTGTCTTTCAACACGCAACCGACTTCGAGAAAAAGGCTTGGCTGAGTTCTGAAAATAAG GCCATGTACGACAGAGCCTTGCAAGGCAAAATCGACGAGATGGTCGCACGCAGACAGGGCAACACGCAACAGCTTCAGAACCagctgcagcagcagcagcagcaacaacagcagcatcatcagcagcagcagcaacgtcagcagcagcatcagcagcaacagatgCTCATGAACCAgatggctgctgctcgaATGGGGCCGACCGGCCAGCCTGGATTTCCAGGCATGCAAAACCCGATGCAAGTCCCTCAAGGACCCCCACAAGCCCAGCTTGGTATGGGCTTGGCTGGGAACCCTCAGAACAGGCCCGGGCAACCACCGTTCGGAATGCAGATGGGACAGCCTGCACGTCCTATGGGTCCCATGGGCCAGCTGCAGCCCAATGAGATCAATGCCGTCAACGAGGTCGCGCAGAGGCTGATGAGCCAAGTTCCCGAACCCCAGAAAGCCCAAATGCGCCAGAAAATCATGGAGAACCTGGGCCCGCGTGCTGCTCAGTTCCACGGGGATGTACTCGTGTGGCATTTTCAGCAAGAGGCCCTGCGGCAAATGACTGCGAGCCGGCAGaggcaagctcaagctctTGGACAGCAACGAATGGCCAACGGAATGCCGCAGGGCCAACCAGGACAGATGAACCCGAACCAACTCATGATCAACCCACTAGCACAGCAGCCAGTCATGCCGAATGGCCCGATGCTCGGCGCCAACATCGAAACTATACGGAACGAGCGTCAACAAGCTCTGCTCGCCCAGCAGCAGGGACAGATGGTTGTCCCGGCGAGCAACGGCCAGGCCAGAACTGTTACGCCAGGCCCGATGAACGGGATGCCGGGCGCTCAACCGAGCGTGAACCAAGCTTCTCGACCAATGCCGGCGGGACAGAATTTTGGCGTTCAGCAGCCTGGTGTTGCCCGAGGACCGATGATGGGACACCCGATGCAAGGACAACCGGGCGGTCTCGCCGGGCCCCCTACCACGTCTCAGAGTCCAGCCATGAACACGTTGAACGCGCCGATGCAGCAGCCGCCCGTTCCGATGGGGCATGTGGGGAGACAACCGCCCGTTAACCCAGGTAACCCGGCCATGGGCAGCTTGAACCCGCAATTCAGCCATCAGAACAACACACGACCGCCCTCGGCGATGCCAGGTGTCATGAACGGCGCGGCGCTGGCCGGAGGTCGAGGAATACCCGAAGGAGCAATGGGCAACTGGAATCAGCAGCAACGGGCGGCCATGATGAGTGGTTTGTCGATGGGCACACCTGGCCAGATGCCCGGGGCACCGGAACAACTCCGAGCCGGCCAGATGAACATGGCGAATCAGGGACCGGGACCGAACGGGCCACCAAACCCGGCAGTGCAGGCCAAGATGTTGGAATACTTGCAAACCCCACACGGCAAGGCGGCCATCGACAACATGGACATAGCGCCTGGTGTTTTCGGCATGCTTGCGAACAACGGAACGAATGTGGGGCCAAACATTAAGAAATGGTTTCAGCTCAAGGCCCTGGCAGTCAACAACCCGGCGCAACTGAACATGTTGCAGGCCGTCCAGCACAGGCAGTTCGCAGTAATGTGGAACCAACAACAGAAGAGGCAGCAAGCAAACCAACCCCAAGGCAACCCCGGCGCTCCTTTCCAGCCGCCCCAGCTGCCCCCCGGCGAGGAATACCCCCAGCATGTCGCCCAGCTGACCCCGCAAGAGGTCCAGGCATTCATGAGCAGGAGTGCCAATCATGCGAACCAGAACCCGGCCATGGTCTCGGAGATACTCAGAAGATTGAAGTACACCGACTACGCCAAGAAGATCTGGGAGAAGCAcaacaagcagcagcagcagcagcagcagggaaTCAATAATGTCAATGCTGGCGGCCAAAAGGCTCCGTCACAGATAGTacccccaacacccaccacacaACCAGGTGCCCCTCCGATGGCTCAGCCGAACATGCCGCCAAAGCCCTCGAGCACCCCGGTGGCTCCTCCAGCATCCACGCCAGCCAGACAGACACCCAAGATTCCTCAACAACCgcaacctcaacagcagTCACAGCCGGCGCCGCAGTCACAGCAACAGCCGGGACAACATGGACCGAACCCTTCCCCCGTGCCCGCCCCCAGGCACAACCTCAAGCGAAAGCCGGACGATTCCGAAGGTGCGGCCCAAGCGAACAATGCCGCTCAACGACCAGCGCCGGGACCTGGAGCTCAGACCAATATCCGTGCACCCCCACCGTTCAAGCCGCTTCCTGAGGAACAGGTTGTGGCCCTGGGGCCGCAGGAAAGGGCCGAGTATGATGCCACCTTGCGGCTTCATCAGCGCATCACGGCCATCACCACGGAAGAACAGCTATTCGCCCAAGGACAGAACGAGGTGCCGGTGCCCATGGACGCAGAACTATTGGGGAAAACCCGCAGGACGCTCCTGGGAGCATTGAGCACCATGAGAGGTGTAAGCGCGTGGTCGCAGGCATGGTTCTTCAAGACCAAGGACGAGGAACGTCTGAGGATTTTCCTTCGAGCA CGGCACAAACTTTACAGGCAGCTCGTTCCAAACAAGGACGCATCACAGCCGTCAACCATCTTGCGGCCCGTCCTCACCATTTCGCCCCAGGAACTCGACCAGATCCAGCAGATGCTCAAGAACATGGCCACTGACATCAAGACCTATTGCGTACCCTCGCTTGGTCTGCAAAATAGCTGGAGTCAGGCGAACGGCGGGACGCCAACCCAGCGGCCTGCGCAAGCACCCACGCCTCTGAGCCAAGCCAATCTGGAGAAGCAGACACAGGCGTTGAAGCAGGCGCAGAACCGCACCGCCGCGAAGAACGTTGCCGCCCCGGCCGCTCCGACGACCACGCAGCCGCCTTTCTCGTTTGGGGCTCACAAGTCGCCGGCCGGCAATCCGGAATACCTGAGCGAGCCGCTTCTCACACGGGACGGGCTCCAGGCACCACCTGCCaggaagaagcccaagacgGGAGCAAACCACAGCTCGCCGCCGGCCATTCAGCCGGGCACTGGCTCCCTGTCGCCCAACGTCAAGGCGCCCTCTCCCGTTGTCAGCCGGAAGCAGGAGCCGGCCAAGACGGCACCCAAATTCATGTGTCCCGAACCCGGTTGCGAGCAAATGTCTGTGGGTTTCGAGAGCGAGGAAGCGCTTGGCATGCacaagcaggaggagcacaTCCGGCCATTCCAAGATCCTGTCGCCTTCATGCGGGAGAACATGGCTGCGGCACTGAAGCTTGACGAACAGGGCAGGCCCGTCTCGGCGCCGGCCATGGTTGGCAGTCTTTCCAAGCAAGGCCAGACACCCATGAGCAAGCCTGATCTGGCGGCGACGCCCATGTCTCGCGACGCGTCGATGAGACGACAGGGCAGTGCCGCGGGAGGACGGGAGAGCACGGCGACACCACGGATGGCGGCGAGCACGCCCATGGCGCCGATGGACGAGATGTGGGCGGGCACGACGATCGACCCGCAGAATCTGTTTGCCGGGCTGGGGCCCACGATAGACGCGACCACGGGCAACATGATGCACGAGTTTGGGACGTACCGATCGATCACGCCCAACGACACGCCCGAGTCGACGGCCAGCAAAGACAGCGGGGTTTCGGAGCCGAATAGCGACATCCTCGAGGGCACCGGGCTGGATATCAACTTGACGTTCCAGAACTTCAACGAGGATGTGCTGATGGACATGAACAGGATCAACATGGATTCGCTGGATAGTTTGGTGGACAGCGACCTGTACGGcccgggtggtggttttggcggCG